CCTGGCCCTGCTGCTGATCGTCGCCGTGGTGGGCGCTTCCCTGGCCGTCGCCGGCGATGGCCAGAGCTGCGACAAGGCCAAGGCCGAGCAGGCCGCCGCCAAGGGCACCTGCGCCGACCAGGCCGCCGCCACGGCCTGCAGCAAGACCGCCGCCGAGCAGGCCGCCTGCAAGGCCGCCTGCGCCAACATGACCGATGCCGAGAAGGCCGCCTGCCGCGCCAAGTGCGAGGCTGCCGGGGCCCAGGCCAGCCACGCCGCTCTGACCACGACCGGCGCCACCGGTTGCGCCGGCACGGCCGCCGCCGCGGGCAGCTGCGAGGCGAAGGCCGCGGAGGCCAAGCTGGCTGCTGCCGGGAGCTGCGCCGGGAAGGCCGCCGCCGGCTGCTGCGCCGCCACGGCCGCTGCCGCGAGCAGCTGCGAGGCCAAGGCCGCCGAGGCCAAGCTGACCGCCGCCGGTGGCTGCGCCGAGAAGGCCGCCGCCGGTGCCTGCGAGGCCAAGGCCGCCGAGGCCAAGGCCGCCGAAGCCAAGCTGGCCGCCGCCGGCTGCTGCGCCGACAAGGCTGCTGCCGCGTCCTGCGGTGCCAAGGCCGCTGCCGCCTGCGAGGGCCAGGCCAAGGCCGCCGAGGCCAAGCTGGCCGAGAAGGCCGAGAAGGCCGCCGCCGAGGCGACCCAGGTGGCCGAGTCCGGCACCGGCAAGTAGTCCGGCTTCGCACCGACGCTCCGGAAGGCACCTCCCCCGCGGGAGGTGCCTTCTTGCGGAAATCCTGTCCAATCGGGGCCGATCGGGTTAAGATTCCGCGATCCGGACACCATCCCCTCGCCTGGGAGCCCGAGCCCATGACCGCCGACACGTCGATCGATCGTCCCATCCTCATCATCCGCCCGACCCTGAAGATCGCGGGCGGCTTCATCTCGGTCTGCGAGATCGCCCCCGACGGGACCGAGGCCGAGATGCGCAAGCTCGACGTGACGGGCGCTCCCGACCACGAGTGGCCGGGTCTGTTCGAACTGGTGGAGAAGGAACTGGCCGCCGGACGGCGCCGCTTCATCGTCGATCTCAGCCGGGTGCCCTGGATGAACTCGCGGGGGCTCGGCCGCCTCATCGAGCTGTGGCGCACCATCGGCCAGGCCGGCGGCAAAGCGTCGCTGGTGTGCGCCGAGGGGCGCATCCTGACCATCCTGGAGATCTCCCAGGTCGACCGCATCGTCAAGCCGGTGCTGTCGGTAGCCGACGCCGTGACGGCCGTCGCGGGCGCGGCCGCGGCCGAGTAGCCCCCTCAGCGCAGGAAGAGCAGCGCCCCGCCCGCCACCGCCGCGACGATTCCCGCCAGGCTGAGCACCGTCGGCCGGTCGCGGTACACGATCCACGCCGGCACCACCACGAAGATGGGCACCATGCCGAGCAGCACCTGGGCCACGCCGGCGTCGGTGTTGCGGATGGCCACCAGGGACATCCAGACCGAGACGTAGGGGCCCATGAGGATGGCGACCACGAGCGCCCCGACGCCGCGCCGGTCCTGCAGGCAGGTCCGGATGCGCGCGGGCGACTGCCGCGGCAGCACCACGAGCCAGTAGGCGACGGTGGCCCAGCACAGGCGCACGAGGGTGGCGCCGAGGGGATCGACGCCCGGTCCCGGGCCCGAACCGACCATGCCGAGCTTGGCGCAGACCGAGCCCAGACCCTGTCCCGCCGATCCCACCAGCGCCAGGGCGATGCCCGTCCGGAAGACCCGTCGCTCGACCACGGCGAAGGCGCCGCTGCCCACCTTGCCGGTGTTGGCCACGATGACCCCGCCGATGATCAGGCCGATGCCCAGCATGGCGAGGAGACCGAGCTGCTCGCCCAGGGCGAACCACGCCACCGTGACGGTGAAGACGGGGGCCAGCGCCATGAGGGTCATGCTGCGGCGCGGGCCGATGGTCGTGAAGGCCCGGAAGAGCGCCGAGTCGCCGATGGCGAGGCCGAGCACGCCGCTCAGGCCGATCCACAGCTGGTCGGCAGGGGCGAGGTCGGCGGGCCACCAGTGGCCGGTGAGCGCGCGGTGGGTCGCGGCCAGGCAGAGGGCGGCACCGGGCAGGCGGAAGAGATTCACCACCGTCACGCCCAGCCGGCGACCGGCTTCGGTGAAGAAGACGCTCGTCCAGGAGAAGACGAAGGCCGCGGCCAGGGCCATGAACTCGCCGAAGTGTCCGCTCACGCCGGGTCCCGTCGGGTTGGGGTGGCGCCTCAGTCGACGGCGACGAAGGCGGGGGGCTCGAAGCCGTTGAACCGGGTCGACTCGCTGAAGGTGTAGGCGCCCATGCCGCCGGCCACGAGCACGTCGTCGAGGTCCATGGCGGCGAGGTCCTCGGTGGCGACGCGGCCCTGGGCGTCGCGGCTGAACACGTCGATGGAGTCGCAGGTCGGTCCGGCCAGGACATACGGCCGCGACGGGCCGTCGGTCTCCGCGCGCAGGGGGTACCGCGCGTGGTAGAGGAGCACCTCGAGGAAGCTGCCGTAGACGCCGTCGTCGAAGTACAGCCAGTCGCGGCCCGCGCGGTGCGAGGCGCTGATCACCCGGGTCACGAGGGCCACGGCGTCGGCGACGATGGCGCGGCCCGGCTCGGCCACGAGCTCGGTTCCGGCCCCGAAGAGGCGGGCGAACGCCTCGCTGACCACGCCGCAGGTGCGGGCGATGTCCACGTCCTCGCGGAAGTAGCGGGCGGGAAAGCCACCGCCGATGTCCAGCATGGTCAGCTCGATGCCGGCGGCCCGGGCGCGGTCCCGCACGCGGGCACAGGTCTCGAGGGCCTCGACCCAGCGCCGGTCGTCGAGGCACTGGCTGCCCACGTGGAAGCTGAGGCCCCGGGGCACGAGGCCGGCATCGCGGGCCGCGGTGAGCAGGGGCACGGCCTCGTCGTCCGGGGCGCCGAACTTCTCGCTCAGATGGGC
The DNA window shown above is from bacterium and carries:
- a CDS encoding STAS domain-containing protein, with the protein product MTADTSIDRPILIIRPTLKIAGGFISVCEIAPDGTEAEMRKLDVTGAPDHEWPGLFELVEKELAAGRRRFIVDLSRVPWMNSRGLGRLIELWRTIGQAGGKASLVCAEGRILTILEISQVDRIVKPVLSVADAVTAVAGAAAAE
- a CDS encoding DMT family transporter, with the translated sequence MSGHFGEFMALAAAFVFSWTSVFFTEAGRRLGVTVVNLFRLPGAALCLAATHRALTGHWWPADLAPADQLWIGLSGVLGLAIGDSALFRAFTTIGPRRSMTLMALAPVFTVTVAWFALGEQLGLLAMLGIGLIIGGVIVANTGKVGSGAFAVVERRVFRTGIALALVGSAGQGLGSVCAKLGMVGSGPGPGVDPLGATLVRLCWATVAYWLVVLPRQSPARIRTCLQDRRGVGALVVAILMGPYVSVWMSLVAIRNTDAGVAQVLLGMVPIFVVVPAWIVYRDRPTVLSLAGIVAAVAGGALLFLR
- a CDS encoding type III PLP-dependent enzyme, whose protein sequence is MNPFDLDRERIAGYVARHGSPLYLVSRERLRENFRRLDEGLPAAKLFYAVKANPHPLILETLHEAGAGFDVASKGEIQAAVGAGANPRDDLIFADTVKDPRHIRYAWDIGLDDFTYDNASELTQIARHAPGAFVTLRLAVSNEGAVAHLSEKFGAPDDEAVPLLTAARDAGLVPRGLSFHVGSQCLDDRRWVEALETCARVRDRARAAGIELTMLDIGGGFPARYFREDVDIARTCGVVSEAFARLFGAGTELVAEPGRAIVADAVALVTRVISASHRAGRDWLYFDDGVYGSFLEVLLYHARYPLRAETDGPSRPYVLAGPTCDSIDVFSRDAQGRVATEDLAAMDLDDVLVAGGMGAYTFSESTRFNGFEPPAFVAVD